The Solenopsis invicta isolate M01_SB chromosome 12, UNIL_Sinv_3.0, whole genome shotgun sequence genome window below encodes:
- the LOC113004227 gene encoding protein sister of odd and bowel has product MYTMKGSSQDRIRHHCSTCNEDFEYAILLYAHERKNHLERTRSIEYRCSWCGAKCRDKPKVADHMQWLYDDDAPLVTAYGIRCSPALHRCTVCDKRYFLKRNLETHILRYHSCSDPNCVGSEIKFTLDTDFKKYINLDITQASTNKKNSLFTIAKEQQHQQLQLQNDNIQEMGNGDVKLSVKEKSALHGFSFVLIFKVLLIIAHLSRR; this is encoded by the exons ATGTACACAATGAAAGGTTCCAGTCAAGATCGTATAAGACATCATTGCTCTACGTGTAACGAAGATTTTGAATACGCTATATTACTATACGCACACGAGAGGAAAAATCATCTTGAAAG AACAAGATCTATTGAGTATCGCTGTTCATGGTGCGGGGCGAAATGCCGTGATAAACCAAAAGTCGCGGATCATATGCAATGGCTTTATGATGACGATGCGCCGTTAGTGACCGCGTATGGAATACGGTGCAGCCCGGCATTACATAGGTGTACAGTCTGTGACAAGagatattttttgaaa AGAAATCTTGAAACTCACATACTCAGATATCATTCATGTTCCGATCCAAACTGCGTAGGCAGTGAGATAAAGTTTACACTCGACACTGactttaagaaatatataaacctTGACATAACTCAGGCATCAACAAACAAGAAGAATTCGCTTTTTACGATCGCAAAAGAACAGCAGCACCAGCAGTTGCAATTACAAAATGACAATATACAAGAAATGGGCAATGGAGACGTTAAGCTCAGTGTTAAGGAGAAGTCTGCACTACATGGATTTtcttttgttcttatttttaaggTTTTGCTCATTATCGCTCATTTATCGCGGAGATAG
- the LOC113004279 gene encoding enhancer of rudimentary homolog isoform X2 yields MAGTHESFMEERYKVFLMLYPDVGSNKGRGFNYKSINECMEGICKLYEEHLKKQDPNVPIVPHDRDKLFDFVELTNMLCLITNPSFVYIPHNKNWIKENLDIFIKRAAEHEETL; encoded by the exons tataaagTATTTCTAATGCTATACCCTGACGTCGGATCTAACAAAGGAAGGGGGTTCAATTATAAAAGCATCAATGAATGCATGGAag gtatttgtaaattatacgaAGAGCATCTAAAGAAACAAGATCCAAATGTTCCAATCGTGCCTCATGACCgtgataaattatttgatttcgTCGAGCTAACAAATATGTTGTGTTTAATAACCAACCCTTCATTTGTCTATATTCCACATAATAAGAATTGGATTAAAGAAAACCTCGATATTTTCATAAAGAGAGCTGCGGAACATGAAGAAActctgtaa
- the LOC113004279 gene encoding enhancer of rudimentary homolog isoform X1 yields the protein MATTPESFVDERYKVFLMLYPDVGSNKGRGFNYKSINECMEGICKLYEEHLKKQDPNVPIVPHDRDKLFDFVELTNMLCLITNPSFVYIPHNKNWIKENLDIFIKRAAEHEETL from the exons ATGGCGACAACACCCGAATCATTTGTGGACGAAAGA tataaagTATTTCTAATGCTATACCCTGACGTCGGATCTAACAAAGGAAGGGGGTTCAATTATAAAAGCATCAATGAATGCATGGAag gtatttgtaaattatacgaAGAGCATCTAAAGAAACAAGATCCAAATGTTCCAATCGTGCCTCATGACCgtgataaattatttgatttcgTCGAGCTAACAAATATGTTGTGTTTAATAACCAACCCTTCATTTGTCTATATTCCACATAATAAGAATTGGATTAAAGAAAACCTCGATATTTTCATAAAGAGAGCTGCGGAACATGAAGAAActctgtaa
- the LOC105199742 gene encoding E3 ubiquitin-protein ligase RNF8 gives MMENSKRAGDEEPKVLEPVLIKIDTNECIHINKNEFKIGRARDNDEIIVDIAISRRHCVFKCEDEDKWTIKDLSSTSTFVNNVVVGSGEVQNICPGDIIQFSPNEAFKYIFTLTERERYIKKPRIDEKILDTVLVKQRTFAESQDCQRKKFKDKLEIKQKELVELKQQHENLLLQQTVAKDDKENLLKQISILEDKIKTCNSQEEHLNKMYAQLLEELENERQKFEVTLNEEKQKWQEALDLSKQEKETLEVKMKNQMEKWREEQQAEWRNMMENKVKEEKDIQAQLLNEKNMLQEKLKETEKALKEQEAKAETSQVIFNASTSNETIASTSDCIFLNLNDGYEVPQYEIIDTIDLTELSQNILETNVKESVLGKVSDIMDEQLTCAICSELFVKATTLNCAHTFCHHCIKSWNRKRKDCPVCRKPVISMIRSLVLDNFIDRMIDNLPPELKNRRQEIIQEREVSEMKKPSKTVLKRC, from the exons ATGATGGAGAATTCGAAAAGAGCCGGTGACGAGGAGCCCAAGGTTCTTGAACCTGTGTTAATAAAAATCGACACGAATGAGTGCATACATATTAACAAAAACGAG tttAAAATTGGACGTGCAAGAGACAATGACGAGATTATAGTGGATATCGCTATATCTAGAAGACATTGTGTCTTTAAATGCGAAGATGAAGATAAATGGACAATTAAGGATTTAAGTTCTACCTCAACATTTGTCAATAATGTTGTGGTTGGTTCTGGGgaagtacaaaatatttgtcctggtgatattatacaatttagtCCTAACGaagcatttaaatatatatttactctTACCGAAAGAGAACGTTATATTAAGAAGCCACGTATAGATGAAAAGATACTCGACACTGTACTTGTCAAGCAGAGAACATTCGCCGAAAGCCAGGACTGCCAGCGAAAGAAATTTAAGGATAAGCTTGAGATAAAACAAAAGGAGCTAGTCGAACTAAAGCAGCAGCACGAAAATTTGTTGTTGCAACAAACTGTGGCAAAAGATGATaaagagaatttattaaaacaaatttcaatactagaagataaaataaaaacatgtaattCTCAAGAGGAacatttgaataaaatgtatgcTCAATTATTAGAAGAATTGGAAAATGAAAGGCAGAAGTTCGAAGTGACATTAAATGAAGAGAAACAGAAGTGGCAAGAAGCATTGGATTTGAGTAAGCAAGAGAAAGAGACGTTGgaagtaaaaatgaaaaatcaaatGGAGAAATGGAGAGAAGAACAACAAGCAGAATGGAGAAATATGATGGAAAACAaggtgaaagaagaaaaagatattCAGGCCCAATTATTGAATGAGAAAAATATGTTGcaagagaaattaaaagaaacagAGAAAGCTTTAAAGGAACAGGAAGCAAAAGCAGAAACTTCGCAAGTGATATTTAATG CAAGTACATCAAATGAAACTATTGCAAGTACATCAGACTGTATATTCTTAAATTTGAACGATGGATATGAGGTTCCTCAATATGAAATAATAGATACAATAGATCTAACTGAATTGAGTCAAAATATTCTAGAGACTAATGTTAAGGAGAGTGTTCTTGGAAAAGTGAGCGATATTATGGATGAACAGTTAACGTGCGCCATATGTTCAGAATTATTTGTGAAAGCAACGACATTAAATTGCGCACACACATTCTGTCATCACTGCATAAAATCATGGAATAGGAAGCGGAAGGATTGTCCTGTCTGCAGGAAGCCAGTAATATCGATGATTAGGTCGTtagttttagataattttattgacaGAATGATCGATAATTTGCCCCCCGAGCTTAAAAACAGAAGACAGGAAATTATACAAGAAAGGGAAG TATCAGAAATGAAGAAACCTTCGAAAACAGTATTAAAGCGATGTTGA